CGATTTCACCGCAACGCGCAAACTGCTGATACGGAAATAGGATGAGATTAGCCAAGTGGGTCGCATGCCACCTTGAAAATTTCTTGCGTTTCAAGGCGGTTTGTGCTATCCTATAAAACATGACAACTGATTCTCAAGAAGAAAAGCACCGCGTTTACATTGACGCGACGATTCCGAGTTATTCGGATAAAAAAAACCGAAAAGCCTGATGCCTAAGTTTCACTTGACACCGTGCTACATCCTATCCCGGGGGCTCCATTTGACGACATAGTTAGATGGTATCTCCCTCACGAACATGGACGAGGCACGATCCCGATCCCCAAAACGATACACAGCGGAACTCAGGTAAAGCTGCTCCTGCGCTCGCGTCATACCGACATAGAAAAGACGGCGCTCCTCTTCAAGCTCCTCTTCCGTGATATTCTGCCGCCACATCGGAAAACTCCCCTCCTCCATACCGATGATGATAACGACCGGGAATTCTGTCCCTTTCGCCGCATGCAAAGTCATTAACGTCAGCTGTTCCGTCTTATCGTCGAGTTCGTCAATATTCGTGAGGAGTTTCTGGTAATCCAGGAAGTCAATAAGTCTATGCGCATCACTGATTAACTCAAAGTGGAGGACGGCGTTCATGAACTGAATTCGGCGTTGTCGCCAGTCGGCATCTTCAGGGAACTCACGGACGGTGGCATGCTGTAACGCTTCGATATGTTCTCTCGCCTGCGCCGCTTCTGTCGGGTCGAGCGGTAGATTCTCCAGTGATACGATGTTATGTGTCTGGACGAAGCGTTTCGCGACATTTAAAAACGTATCGGTCTCCGTTAAGGTTTCCTCTGAGTGAGCGACATCTTCCGTTTTCGCAAGGATGCCGAGCCCAACAAAGGGTAGCAATTCCGTAAGGGATTTCGCCTCGCGTCTATGAGCGTCGATTCTAATGAGCTCTTTAAAGATCTCTCGATTGACTCTGACATCCTCCAAAGCACTGTGCAAACGTCCGTGTTCAATCTCAAATTTTTCAGCGAGCGCGCTCATACTACAGCGTTGTCGTGGGAAAAGCCTACGTGCCGTGGCGAGCGTATCGTAATGCGGGGCGGATAAACCCATTTTCAGATACCTTCTCAGGTCTCGCGCAAGGATCGGATTGTCATATTCCGCGACGTTGTGTCCAATCAGGATCCTATTCTGGATAAACCCGAGGAATTCAGGCAACACCATTTCGATTCCGGGTGAGGTCTTGACAGTCTCTGTATCAACGCCATGGACACGTGTTGCTGACTGCGGGATGTGTCCTCCCGGCGGTCTGACCAAGCGATAATACCGATCAACTTCATCTCCGATTGGACTGAGACGATGCGCCGCGATCTCAACGATTTCTGCGGTTTTCGGATTGAGTCCTGTTGTTTCCAAATCGTAAACGACCATATCTGCCATGTTTGGGGTTTCAAAACGGTTCACAAGCCGTTGGCAGAGTTTGAGTGCCGTGATACTGTGAACCCCTTCGGCTTCCAAGCGAAGTACATCCGTGTGTGCTACGTCCGCTGTGCCGATGAGGAGTGTCCGGGCATCCCGCGCGCTTTCTCCGATTTCCTCGAAATCGCCGATAAGCAGATGGACCCCGTTTTCGTTCGATTTAGGCCTGTTTCCTTCAGGCGGCAACAATTGGAGTTGTGGGGTATGATTTAGATAGGTTTCAAGCGTCTGGTAGATAATGTGTGCGGCACAGTACGCGTCAATCCCGTGGCTGGCGGTAATCTGGACCGGTTCACCGAGCGTTAGCGCGCTGTAGAGGACATCTTGGGCAGTTACCAGATTCGGCAGTTCCGGTTGTTTTTCGATCACTTCCAGTTCTTCAGCGCGATACGGACTCCGAAAGCGTTCCAAAGTATCGAAGAGTTTCGAGATAATTTTATCCACCCGATCGCCTTCAATGTCAATGGATAGTCTCTCAAGTTGCGTCCAGAATTGACGAACATTCCGACGTGTTAGAGGACCGACATCCTGTGGATACGCTTCGATATTTTTCAAAAGCTCGACAAAAGCGATATCTTCACGTTGTGCGAGCCATTTCAAACGCACCCATGTGAGATCGTCGATACAAGTTTCAGGGAAGTTGATTGCGCTTTCCAGATCTTGCGGGAGTTGCCACTGGATGAAGCGGAGATACGCCAAGATCCCTTTGCTATTCGCTTCCGCAAAGGAGTGAATCGGTTGAATCCGCTGGAATGGAATATGTTCCCGTAGCAACTGTTCTTCCAGAACGTCCGCGAGCCTGTGGGTCCGGTAAAAAACGGCAATATCGCGGTAGGAATGGTTGCGTTTCGTTACTAAGTTCTGGATAACACTGATGATACTGTGTGCTTCCGATACCGGTGTATCAAAGGTATAATGAAAAATGTCGCGCCCGGCGTCTTTATGGGTTCTGAGAGTGTGCTGTTTCTGTCGTTCCGTGTTTCTGGAGATGACCTCCTCTGCGGCACGCAAAATCTTCTCGCTACACCGATAGTGGTCGTCCAAAGCGAGTTCTCTTGGATGGTAATCGGTTCTGAAATCATCAATATACGCTGGATCCGAGCCGCGCCAGCTATAGATCGCCTGATCTTCGTCAGCGACTACCATGAGGTTGTGTTCAGGGGGCGCGCAGAGCAGTTGGAGCAGGCGATACTGCACGCTGTTCACATCGTGGAATTCATCAACGAGGATATGGGCGATTGTGTTGTGATAGTCTTGCTGAACATCCGGTACCTGTTCAAGCAATTCGACGGTTTTCACGAGGAGGTCGTCGAAATCGAGCGCATCGTATTCCGTGAGTTTGTCTTGGTAGCTACGCAGGACACTTCGGAGGTTTTCGACGGTTTCTGGGTCGTGAATGTCCGAGGCCTCCACTGCGTCAACGGGATTCTGTGATTTACATTTGGTATCGCTGATAATATTGCGCAGCAACCACGGCGGATACTCGTCGGTGTTGAGGTTCAAGGCACGAACGCTTTCTGTTAGGATCTCATCTTGGAGTTCCTGATCGAAGATGGTAAAGTTTTCGCTTAATCCGATCCGTAGGGCGTGCTTTCGGAGCACTTTAACGCAAAAGGCGTGGAATGTACTAACTTTAATGTTGGAACTGTGCGGTTCGCCGATCTCGGTGTTGACGCGCTCCTGCATCTCTTGCGCGGCTTTGTTCGTAAAGGTGATTGCAAGGATGTTTTCCGCCTTGATGCCGTGTTCGCGAATCAGATAAGCGATGCGATGTGTAATGATTCGTGTTTTCCCAGTACCGGGACCAGCGATAACGAGGAGTGGACCATCTTTGTGTGTGACGGCTTCTGTCTGTTTTTCATTGAGTTCATGAAGAATGTTCATCGGGTTTCCCTCCGTCCATTCTGTCCGAAATTTGTGTGTTTTTTAGCGTCGGTGTGATATAATATTTATGTCGAAATACAAGGCTCCCACTGCGAATAACCTATGATTATTATACCTGATTCAACGCGAAAAAGCAAGGCATTTTGAGCAAAGATAGGGCTATTTTAGGTGTCACAAAACAGGTGTAACGGCACACAAGGTCTGCCGTTAATATTCTACATATAGCGATATAAGGCGTGTGGTTAGTGCTTTACAGGACTTACACATTAACCACGCCTATCAGAAAAGATTTCCTGACGAATTGTGTGGGTCCTAACTTTAAAATATGATGACACATGGTGTGTCTGCTGCTTTGAAAGGAATGGAATGAAATATTTGAACGTGTTGAAAAACGTAACCTTTTTAGGGATCGCAATTCTTTTAATTTCTACCTGTGGCTGTGAGAAAGCTCAGGATATAATTCCTCCCGATCAACCAGGGGCGATGGATTCTGCATCGATGCAGGTGAGCGTCGTGTATCCGGGTGAGTGTCTTGGAGATTCTTCCTATTGTGATGTGCTGTATAACGGTGCCCAGAAAGCAAAAACCGAACTCGGGGTTGCTATAACTGAAATGGAGAGCAACGCCGAGACGTGGGACATGCGTTTACAGGAAGCCGCTCAGACCTCGGGCTTGGTTATCACTTCAGGGTACCAGATGGCGGATCCCGTCTCACGCGTCGCACCGGAGTTCCCAGACGTTACATTTGTTATTTTTGATGCCGCAGTGGATCTTCCGAATGTAGCCTCTTTCACGCACAGAGTGAACGAAGGCACGTTTCTGCTCGGAGCGATCGCTGGGCTAAAAACCGAGACTGGGAAGGTTGGCTACCTCGGTGGGGCGGATGTCCCGCTGATACACGAATTTGAAGCCGGCTACGTCGCTGGGGTCAAAGCCGTGAATCCAGACGCAGAGATTATTAGGGGTTATGTCGCTGATAACGAGCAAGGGTTCTACCAACCCGCGGTCGGCGAAACAATCGCCTTAACCCAATACGGTCTCGGTGTTGATGTAATTTACACGATGGCCGACCAGTCGGGGTTCGGCGCGATTGAAGCCGCCAAACTCGCAGAAGGCAGATATGTGATATGGAACTACATTGATATTACGGATGTCGCACCGGGTGTCGTGCTAACAGGACTGCGCGTCGGCATCGACGACTCTGTCTATAACGTTATCCAAGCCTTCGTCGCTGGCGACTTAATGACGGGCGTTCGCTCGCTCGGTCTCGCTGAGGACAAGGTCGGTTATATGCCTGGTGAAGGCAACAGCGATCTGCTTTCTGAAGAACTTCTTGACAAGGTCGAAGCACTGAAAGCAAGCGTCATTGCTGGTGAAATTACTGTGCCGGTGGTGCCGTAACGCCGGATTACGTTTTATTCTCGATTCTAAAAATATCGGCAACAAGGGGATTGAACACTGCCCCAACAAGGTAACTATAAAAGGACGAGGTTTCCGAACCTCGTCCTTTTATAGTTAAGCCCGAAATCGCTGGCGCGGTTCCCTAAAATCACGGCTTGGTGTCCGTATTGACGGGCGGTTCCTCGTTGTTAATAAACCGTTCAATCGTGTTAATTGTTGCTGGACTCGTACGGAAATCAGCAACCCACGGTTCACGGAAATATGCCTGCTTTTCACGCGGTAAGGCGGAAAGTACTTCGGGCGGAGTCTTCAACCGATGCCAATGCGTTGCGAGATGCGCGTAAGCACTGAGAATTGCCACACGCGGTGCTTCCCGTTGCCAAACAGGACCCGCATGACATAGATTTTCTGTAAAGAAGATGGCACTGCCTGCCGGGCATTCATACGACATCAGGAACGGACTCCGTTTTCCCTCCTCTAACGACATGTGATCCGCATGCATCGGGAAGTTGGACTTATGACTCCCCGCGATGAAATGCGTTGCCCCGTCCTTTTTGGTGACATCCGTGAGTTCAAAGACGACGCGCACCATTCCGGCGTGAATCCGTCCGTTATTGAAACGATACCCGAAGATCGGATCTCCCTGTTGCGGTCCACCCCCGTGGAGTCCACCGTGTTCCTGCCCCTTTTCACGCCAGACGGACGAACAGTTCTCTAACCGAACGTCGGGTCCAATGATTTCGTGCAAGACATCCAGTACCTTCGGGTGATCAATGAGGACACTTGATGGACCGCCCGGCACGGCGCGGTGTTCTGGTGGTAAAGACTCTGGATTGTGATGGATCCGTTCGATTTGTTCAACGATTGCGTCTACTTCGTCGCGTTCAAGGATTGCAGGACGAACAAGAAATCCACTCAAATCGAATCGAAATTTTTCTTCATCAGTCATAGATTTTGGATCTCCTTTGATTCTGTAGCTTTGGGATTTTTCTCTTCATTTTTGCTTATGAAATCTCTGAACAGCATCAACGAGTTTATCTGCACCGAACCGCACGACATCCGTTGCGGGTAACCCCGTCTCTGCTTCCGCTGCGATGACTGCCTCACGCGCCGCAGCCTCGGACAGATCAAAACAATTCAACGCCAATCCGATCACTTTGGCGGGCTTTATCGGTGCCGCCATTGCTTCGTATTGCGCTATCATTTCAGGGACAGATGGCAACGGCACTGTATATCGGGCAACCGTATCCCGCGAGGGTTGATGACAGAATATCATCGCATCGGGTAGACTGCCGTGAAGCAAGCTTAACGTTACACCGGAATACCCCGGATGAACGAGCGACCCCTGTCCTTCAACGATAAGCAGCGAGTGATCTTTCGCACCTTCAAGCACGATCTGCTCCGCGGCACCGGCGGTGAAATCAGAGACAACGGCATCGATCGCAATGCCCCAACCCCAAACCATAATTCCGTTCTGTCCCGTTGGACAGAATTCGGCATCCAAACCGCGCTGGCGTGCCGTACGCGTGACCTCTATGCCGGATAGCATTTTGCCGACGCGACAATCTGAACCCACGGTTAAGATAACGGTGGCATCGACATCATCAGCTTTGCACGTCGCCACAGGTAGATTGTCAGGTGGTTTCCGGGCATCCCATAGCAGCACATCGTGTGCCGCGGCGAGTTCCGCGAGTTCTGCGTCCTCACTCAGGAATTGGTGCAAGCCGCTCATGACGTGTAAACGGTTGTGGATCGATTCGTGGAGGATTGCGCGCCAAGCCTGCGGTAACTCGCCGCCGGGTGGTGCAATACCGATAGCGAGCAGTGTCGGCTCGAACTGCATCGCCTCGGCGAGATCCCGGACAACAGGAATACCTTCTCCAATCTCGATGATCTCGCTGGTATCTCGTCCCGCGTTCTCACTGTCGATCACTGCAACGACGTTCTCAGGGAGATAGCGCACCAAGACCGTAGCGGTTTTCGATTCGAGAATCCCGAACGACCCCTCAGCAAGGATCGCGATTCTGTGTGATTTCGGTTGTAATTGCTTTACCATTTTTTTATCCATCGTTTCGGGCAGGATAGGATGCACTTGTAGATTAGCACAAATCGAAATCAATTTCAAGGGATGGCGGAATTGATTTTAGGATCGTTTAGTTTTAAGAAATTATTGGATTTTCTGCCTTTTTTTCTCGATCCGGAGCGGTTACAAACCGCTCCTACCGGATCCGATTCCCCGAAAACGTCCTAAAAAATGGGGAACTGAATAGCCCTCCAATTGATACCAGAACCATTCAGTCTTTTAACTGACAACTGGGAACTGATGACTGACAACTCCTAAAGAAATTGCCGGAGATATCTGCCACCGAGCGCAAAACCATCTAATCCAGGGGCACCGCGATCCTCATTCTCGACACAGAGCACATAGTCATAGCCAGATTCTTGTAAGGCTCCAGTAATCGTCCCCCAATTCAATTGTCCGCGCCCGGGCACACGATACTGCCACCACCAGTTCCCGATGATACCCTGCCGGAACTTCATCTGCGGACTGATTTCACAATCCTTCACATCGGCGTAATACCACTTACCGTTGAACATACGGATGGCATCCTCAGCGGGTAGGATACCCATCCAGAGCCAGTGCGACGGGTCGCAGGAAAGTCCCAGCGAATCCGATGGGATCGCATCGAGAATCCGTTCCCACATTTCAGGATTACAGGCGATGTTGCCCATGCGGACGGCGCAATCAAGCGCAAGCTGCACGCCTTT
This Candidatus Poribacteria bacterium DNA region includes the following protein-coding sequences:
- a CDS encoding AAA family ATPase, which codes for MNILHELNEKQTEAVTHKDGPLLVIAGPGTGKTRIITHRIAYLIREHGIKAENILAITFTNKAAQEMQERVNTEIGEPHSSNIKVSTFHAFCVKVLRKHALRIGLSENFTIFDQELQDEILTESVRALNLNTDEYPPWLLRNIISDTKCKSQNPVDAVEASDIHDPETVENLRSVLRSYQDKLTEYDALDFDDLLVKTVELLEQVPDVQQDYHNTIAHILVDEFHDVNSVQYRLLQLLCAPPEHNLMVVADEDQAIYSWRGSDPAYIDDFRTDYHPRELALDDHYRCSEKILRAAEEVISRNTERQKQHTLRTHKDAGRDIFHYTFDTPVSEAHSIISVIQNLVTKRNHSYRDIAVFYRTHRLADVLEEQLLREHIPFQRIQPIHSFAEANSKGILAYLRFIQWQLPQDLESAINFPETCIDDLTWVRLKWLAQREDIAFVELLKNIEAYPQDVGPLTRRNVRQFWTQLERLSIDIEGDRVDKIISKLFDTLERFRSPYRAEELEVIEKQPELPNLVTAQDVLYSALTLGEPVQITASHGIDAYCAAHIIYQTLETYLNHTPQLQLLPPEGNRPKSNENGVHLLIGDFEEIGESARDARTLLIGTADVAHTDVLRLEAEGVHSITALKLCQRLVNRFETPNMADMVVYDLETTGLNPKTAEIVEIAAHRLSPIGDEVDRYYRLVRPPGGHIPQSATRVHGVDTETVKTSPGIEMVLPEFLGFIQNRILIGHNVAEYDNPILARDLRRYLKMGLSAPHYDTLATARRLFPRQRCSMSALAEKFEIEHGRLHSALEDVRVNREIFKELIRIDAHRREAKSLTELLPFVGLGILAKTEDVAHSEETLTETDTFLNVAKRFVQTHNIVSLENLPLDPTEAAQAREHIEALQHATVREFPEDADWRQRRIQFMNAVLHFELISDAHRLIDFLDYQKLLTNIDELDDKTEQLTLMTLHAAKGTEFPVVIIIGMEEGSFPMWRQNITEEELEEERRLFYVGMTRAQEQLYLSSAVYRFGDRDRASSMFVREIPSNYVVKWSPRDRM
- a CDS encoding BMP family ABC transporter substrate-binding protein, which gives rise to MKYLNVLKNVTFLGIAILLISTCGCEKAQDIIPPDQPGAMDSASMQVSVVYPGECLGDSSYCDVLYNGAQKAKTELGVAITEMESNAETWDMRLQEAAQTSGLVITSGYQMADPVSRVAPEFPDVTFVIFDAAVDLPNVASFTHRVNEGTFLLGAIAGLKTETGKVGYLGGADVPLIHEFEAGYVAGVKAVNPDAEIIRGYVADNEQGFYQPAVGETIALTQYGLGVDVIYTMADQSGFGAIEAAKLAEGRYVIWNYIDITDVAPGVVLTGLRVGIDDSVYNVIQAFVAGDLMTGVRSLGLAEDKVGYMPGEGNSDLLSEELLDKVEALKASVIAGEITVPVVP
- a CDS encoding phytanoyl-CoA dioxygenase family protein: MTDEEKFRFDLSGFLVRPAILERDEVDAIVEQIERIHHNPESLPPEHRAVPGGPSSVLIDHPKVLDVLHEIIGPDVRLENCSSVWREKGQEHGGLHGGGPQQGDPIFGYRFNNGRIHAGMVRVVFELTDVTKKDGATHFIAGSHKSNFPMHADHMSLEEGKRSPFLMSYECPAGSAIFFTENLCHAGPVWQREAPRVAILSAYAHLATHWHRLKTPPEVLSALPREKQAYFREPWVADFRTSPATINTIERFINNEEPPVNTDTKP
- a CDS encoding DUF1611 domain-containing protein, which codes for MVKQLQPKSHRIAILAEGSFGILESKTATVLVRYLPENVVAVIDSENAGRDTSEIIEIGEGIPVVRDLAEAMQFEPTLLAIGIAPPGGELPQAWRAILHESIHNRLHVMSGLHQFLSEDAELAELAAAHDVLLWDARKPPDNLPVATCKADDVDATVILTVGSDCRVGKMLSGIEVTRTARQRGLDAEFCPTGQNGIMVWGWGIAIDAVVSDFTAGAAEQIVLEGAKDHSLLIVEGQGSLVHPGYSGVTLSLLHGSLPDAMIFCHQPSRDTVARYTVPLPSVPEMIAQYEAMAAPIKPAKVIGLALNCFDLSEAAAREAVIAAEAETGLPATDVVRFGADKLVDAVQRFHKQK